The genomic stretch AATGTCATGGCACCAGAAATTCAGAGTAGCAGCATGCCAGCATCTATAAACCACCAATACATGAATTTCCTTTAACAAGTCTTCTCTTTTCTACCTGATAGTAGGCAACTCactttgtattttcttttttctcaGAGGAGTAGATGCTCTGGAGCTTCTCTGGGTGTTGCGTAGAGCttatatgcaaaattggtttCCAGAGAAAGactcttattttatttgtttttagggCCAAGTCAAACTATACTAAAACTTTATAATTTCAgactaaattataattttaatgttaTAGAATTACaaatactttattattattttttaatattaattttatgaaTTATGAAAATATCTTTAACTACTACCTGTCGTGGTTCGGTACGATCATCGGTGTAGGCACCCGTTTAATGTCTAGACCGGTTTTGATTATCTTGGTTTAATGTTGAGTAATTGAGTTATCTTCACGTTTAAGAATATTGGTCACAGTATCTTTTACATTTATTGTTGCAGATTTGGTTGCCATTGCAGAAAGAATGGCCACTGTGAAACATAAGATATTGGTCTTATCAGGAAAAGGAGGTGTTGGCAAGAGCACATTTTCTGCCCAACTAGCATTTGCTTTAGCTGCAAGGGATTTTCAGGTTGGTCTTCTTGATATTGACATTTGTGGTCCAAGCATCCCAAAGATGCTTGGTCTAGAAGGTCAAGAGATACACCAGAGCAACCTTGGGTGGTCTCCTGTCTATGTGGAGTCTAATCTTGGGGTCATGTCGATTGGGTTCATGCTTCCTAATCCAGATGAAGCTGTTATATGGAGAGGTCCTCGCAAAAATGGGCTTATCAAGCAGTTTTTAAAAGATGTTTATTGGGGTGAACTTGATTTTCTAATTGTTGATGCTCCACCTGGAACATCTGATGAACACATTTCAATTGTTCAATGCCTAGATCCCAATAATGTAGATGGTGCAATCATAGTTACCACTCCTCAACAAGTCTCTCTCATTGATGTGAAAAAAGAAGTGAATTTTTGCAAGAAAGTTGGAGTGAAAGTTCTTGGGGTTGTAGAGAATATGAGTGGCCTGTCCCAGCCTATCTCAAATCTCAAGTTTATGAAGGTTACAGATAATGGTGAGATGAAAGATGTAACAGAGTGGATATCCGAATACATGAGAGAAAAAGCGCCTGAAATGCTGAATCTAATTGCCTGCAGTGAAGTATTTGATAGTAGTGGCGGTGGAGCGTTGAAGATGTGCAAGGAGATGGAGGTACCCTTTCTTGGTAAGGTTCCTTTAGACCCGCAGCTTTGCAAGGCAGCTGAAGAAGGTAGATCATGTTTTGCAGATAAAAATTGTGTTGTGAGTGCTCCAGCGTTACAAAAGATAATAGATAAGTTGATGGAAACTAGTGGGTTGTCAATGACGGTAAGCAATGGAGTGTAGGAGATTTACTTCATGTTCATCTTTGTAAATTGGAACCTTATAGACAGAAAATTCATTTTTCTGTCTTAAGCCTGGTAATATTAAATTATACTATGGAGTTAAGGCAATTTGCGAGCAGGGCTATTGTATTTTAGACAGCTATTTTACAATGTAGTTTACATTACTATTTACATTAAAATAATACCTTCAATTTGTTTTTTGCACTGTTGATTCTATTATATTGTTATTATACTTTAATGCCTTGAGTGTTTGAAAGAATATCAGTGTATTATAACTAAAAGCGATTCAATCTGTCACTAGCTGTTAACTATTGAatttgtatatataaaaaaaagaaaaaccatTCAATTTGTCACTAGCTgctagggatggcaatgggcagggttTGGGCAGAACCCGTCCCCATACACGCAGTTTAAAAAAATCTCCGTACCCGAGCCCAAACCCGCGTGGGTATCAATATTAATGCCCGTATCCGTACCCTATGGGTACCTCAATGCCCATACCCGTACCCGTTTacccgcatttatagtaaaattaaatcgtttaattacaaaatatcatataatttaagtctttttaacaatattaaaaaaattatgtatgttattgttgagttaagaaacaaataaacacttttattaaaatgtgtaatgatttaatagcgatatatttttaaaaaaatttagaatcatgcatttttatataacaatataaatgacattatagaaatatgtagtgtgggtatggggcgggttgggtagtaaggtacccgtgcccgcgcccatacccgcatattttaatgggCAATTACCCGTGCCCGTGCCCATACCCATTTTTATGGGTATTTACCCTACCCAATATGAGGttttttgtgggtacccactggggatgggccaaattgccatccctactAGCTGCTTTGTTGACGTTTGCTTCAATAGCTTTAAAGTTATTGGAAATGGATTCTGTGACTTTCATCTTCTATAATTTTGCAATAGCTCTAAAGTTATCGGAAATGGATAGACTTTTTTCTTCTATAATCTCGGTAACCTTAGTAGTTTCTTTTTGATGAGAGATTGTGGGTGTTACCTCATATTTTCGACGCAACTATAATCTTGGTAACTTTAGTAGTTTCTTTTTGATAAGAGATTGTGGGTGTTACCTCATATTTTCAGACGCAAGATAATTGTGAGGTGAGGATGAAAGACTCTTACAATCATGTGATGAATTGACTTGGGATATGTCACAGGCAAAATGGTCATTTTCAACCATAAATTTGAAATGTTTTTCGAAAACCTTGTGCAGTCGAGTTGTTCTGATAACCTTGTTCGAAATGCGTGTATCTTCAAGTTTTGAGATTCAATAGAAATTGAAGAACTTTCAATTTTGTATACTACTGTTGATAAAAGTTTTTGTCAAAACAAGGTGTAAATGGATAAGATTAAACACGTGTAAGCTTGTCAAAAGCGAAAGATGCATGAAAATGAAGATGTGTCAAGCTTTAGTAAATCGACCGTTTCTGATGGTTATGTTTGAACTAGTATATAAGTAGTTTGTGTTTGTAGGATATGAGATCCGCAATTTTACAAGTTCAAACATTTCTACAACACCTAAACGATTAGCAACGAACATATATCACAACCTTCAATGTCGAAAATGATAACGTTCATATtcattcaatttaattaattagaccaaccaattaaatatttaatgaCCCATGAGTTCTTTCCTTTCTTGGTGATTCCAACTACTATATAAAGGCAGACCTGCCTAACTTGAAATCACACTATTTTCCAACGATTTCatttttgtttggaatttatctctCTAAGTTCTCTCCTTCTCCCTCTAAAAAAATATGGATACGTAAAGTTAAGACCTAATCCTTCTTTTGCAGGAAAGCTTTACAACCTCAGACACTAAATGATATCTTGTTAGCAgatgttcaaagcatatgacaggTGACAAAACATTATTTTCACGTTCTTCATAAAAGAATGATGATATGTCTTACATGGAGATAATAATAAGGGAAATATATTAGGTTATGAAACCATTGGTAAGAACCCTAATTCAAATATTGGGGAAGTCCTCTTGGTAAAAGGACTAAAACATAATTTACTCAGTATTAGTCAACTGTGTGATAAAGGTAACAATGTAACATTTATTTTTTCTAGTTGCAAGGttataaaatcaaaatcaaatgaaaCTTCATTTATTAGCTTAAGAAGTGGAAACACCTACacattaaatttaaacaaaattccTTCAAATGATGCATGTCTCTTCAGCAACAAAGACGAGTCTTGACTATGGTATAGGAGAGTAACACATCTACATATGCACCACTTAAATAAACTGGTCCGAAAAGAGCTTGTAGAAGGACTGCCAAACTTACACTTTGAAAAGAACATattatgtgatgcgtgccaaaaGGAAAGCAAGCGAGGGTCTCTTTTAAACCTAAAAGCGTAGTTTCTACTGACCGGCCCTTGCAATTGCTTCACATGGATCTTTTCCCTTCAATTAAGAAATGCAAGTTTAGGCAGAAGTGTTTACGCTCTGGTAAATACGGATGACTAATCTTGATATACCTTGACAAAATTCTTATATCAGAAAAGAGACATGTTTTCGCCTTTCGAAAATTAGCCAAAGTTATTCAAAACGAAAAAGGAACAAGCTTTGCATCAAACAGAAGcgatcatggaggagaattccAAAATGAGGAATTCGAAAAATTCTATAATGAGATTGGTATTCGAAAAACTTTCTCCACTGCtagaactccccaacaaaatggggtaGCAGAAAGAAAAAATTAGATCTCTAATAGATCTAGCAAGGACGATGCTCAATGAAACAAATCTTCCCGAATATCTATGGACCAATGCTGTAAGTACTACTTGCTATGTAATGAATCATATCTTGATACGACCCATTCTAAAGCTAACTCCCTATGAATTATACAAGGGAAGAAATTCGAATGTCTCTCACTTCCACGTCTTTGGGTACGAATGCTACATCCATAATAATGAAAAAGATAACTTAAGGAGAATTTGACGCAAAAGCTGATAAAGACATATTTATAGGATATTTCACTTCTTGCAAAACTTTTCGAatttataacataaaaaaatagaaCAACAGAAGAATCAATCCATGTTACCTTTGATGAAACTAACCCTAAAACTATAGAAGTAGAAGTTATTGATTGTGCAAGTAATCTCGAAAAAACAAATCTGGAAGACAATTCAGAACCAATGCAGAATGACAATAATGATGAAGTCATAACTAAAGACCCAAATCAAGAACAAAATTCAATTACTCAACCTGAAAGTCAAGAGTCTAAAACAGAATGGAGACTAACAAAATGTCATCCAATACATTATCTAATTGGGGAATGTCCATAGGAGTTACTACTAGACGATCACTCAACAAGGTATGTAATTTTGTGGCTTTTGTTTCACAATTTGAGCCAAAAGAAGTCGACGAAGCTATCGCCTTTGAACATTGGTCGCATGCTATGCAAGAAAATTTAAATCAATTTGAGCGAAACAccgtttgggaacttgttcccaAAGATTCAGCTAATCTGGTAATTGGAACTTGATGGGTCTTTTGCAACAAACTAGATGAAGAACAAAATGTTTTATAACGTTAATTTATTAGAAATATCTTATATCTATCTCAGGGAGAGCTAAAAATattccaaaaatatattttctttactGATTTATACCACACTTATTGAGAGATGCATTGTCATCATTGTAAAGGGGAATaatgtggatctatgtgcttgcaggtaACAACCAAGTTTTAATGACAAAAACACATCTACAAACATGAAGTACTCAAAATCAACTgccaacaaaaattaaaaaactcaaaataaattaaacaactcAACAGAAGTCCTAAAAgtcttttcaaaaataaaaatatggaagTTCGCCAGGTCTTGTTAGTCAGTCTGAGTAATTTAAGTATTGTAAAAATAAGATAGTAGCTTAAAAGTACTAAGGcaactctcacacacacacacacacacacacacacacacacacacacactaaaaaCACTTTTCCTAaatgaaaaacatttaaaaatgacTTGGAAGCTGTGCCAAATAACTTAGGAGCTCTAGAAATGATTAAAAGGAAAATTTGGTCTAATCAAACCGATTAGCCTAATCGATTAGAAAAGATCAAACTTACGTCCCAAGACATTTCTACAGCAGCTAAACGATTGACAATAGAAATATATCACAATCTTCCATTTTGAGAATGATAACAACCATATTCATTCAATTTAGTTGATTAGACCAATCAATTAAATAGTTAACGAGGCCCATGGATTCTTTCCTTTCTTGGTGATTCGAACTACTATATAAAGGGAGGCCCCCTCACTTGAAATCACGCCACTTTCTAATGAATTCatttttgtttggaatttatctctCTAAGTTCTCTCATTCTTTCTCTAGaaattttctttcttcatttttggtTGCCTTGGTGCTTTGGAGTGAAATTTTATTTGTGAGAAGAATTTTTGTAAGTGGTTGTGTTGGTCTTTGATAAATTTAAAGGTACAAtacctttaaaaaaattaagtttattcGTTTAAAATCAACCATAAATCTCTGTTGTTGGTTTATGAAGCTTAGACGGCTAAAAGCTTTGATCTTGGGTGATAGCCGTCCATAGGTTGAGAACATGTTTGTTCAAAATTCAAAAGGTTAAATTGTATTAAGGTTCATGGGCATAACCGATAAAAGCTCACAAGACTATAGTGAAAAATCTTAAGAAAAATGCTTGGGGGTAGGACTAAGCCTACATTTGGCCGAACCTGATAACTTTCTAGTGCATTCTTTCTATCCTTATCTTTAATTTtctacaatataatttatttgctTTACTTCTATTATGCTTTATTAA from Vicia villosa cultivar HV-30 ecotype Madison, WI linkage group LG4, Vvil1.0, whole genome shotgun sequence encodes the following:
- the LOC131596401 gene encoding cytosolic Fe-S cluster assembly factor NBP35; its protein translation is MEQGDIPEDANEHCPGPQSDSAGKSDACEGCPNQEICATAPKGPDPDLVAIAERMATVKHKILVLSGKGGVGKSTFSAQLAFALAARDFQVGLLDIDICGPSIPKMLGLEGQEIHQSNLGWSPVYVESNLGVMSIGFMLPNPDEAVIWRGPRKNGLIKQFLKDVYWGELDFLIVDAPPGTSDEHISIVQCLDPNNVDGAIIVTTPQQVSLIDVKKEVNFCKKVGVKVLGVVENMSGLSQPISNLKFMKVTDNGEMKDVTEWISEYMREKAPEMLNLIACSEVFDSSGGGALKMCKEMEVPFLGKVPLDPQLCKAAEEGRSCFADKNCVVSAPALQKIIDKLMETSGLSMTVSNGV